One window of Leptospiraceae bacterium genomic DNA carries:
- a CDS encoding MFS transporter, whose translation MSHKREKLVLFLTVFIDMMGFSVIFPIFPETLRFFLARETDPVLQFFLSLIHLFESSNENKLFIVLFGGVVGSIYSILQFFFAPIWGRMSDRVGRKPALILTSTGNFLGYLVWFFSGSFTLFVISRLITGCMGGNISVASAAMADVTAEKDRAKGMGMIGAGIGLGFMFGPPLGGILSSYDITASFPALTAYGVTVFSSSALLSVLIALVNLILVIFVFRETFNPQTSEVRKELHPILGLRKTTVTELPLLCLIYLIFSLSFSGFEFCINFFLFDVLNFNPREIGYTFVYLGSIIILVQGGIIRRISGKVAEKKIAFIGALSLFVGLCALSFSRTIGLTILSLGFISLGSAFLNPGLSSLASLFSSAQDQGKNLGIMRGFGALARGVSPISFALLYFSFGAFTTFAVSAFLILIVIGLITRIKPRV comes from the coding sequence ATGAGTCATAAAAGGGAAAAACTTGTATTATTCCTGACCGTTTTCATTGACATGATGGGTTTTTCTGTTATTTTCCCCATCTTCCCTGAAACTCTCCGCTTCTTTTTAGCAAGAGAAACAGACCCCGTTCTACAATTCTTTCTCAGTCTAATTCATTTATTCGAGTCTAGTAACGAGAACAAACTCTTCATCGTTCTATTTGGTGGAGTAGTAGGGAGCATTTATTCTATCTTACAATTCTTCTTTGCTCCGATTTGGGGCAGAATGTCAGACCGCGTTGGTCGTAAACCCGCGCTAATCTTAACCTCGACGGGAAATTTCCTCGGTTACTTAGTATGGTTTTTTTCCGGTAGCTTTACTCTTTTCGTAATTTCTAGACTCATCACAGGTTGCATGGGGGGAAATATTTCCGTAGCCTCCGCGGCGATGGCAGATGTGACCGCCGAAAAAGACCGCGCCAAAGGAATGGGAATGATAGGGGCGGGGATTGGTCTTGGATTTATGTTCGGACCTCCCCTCGGAGGAATCCTATCTTCCTACGATATTACAGCAAGCTTTCCCGCTTTGACCGCCTACGGGGTGACTGTTTTTTCTTCGTCTGCTTTGCTTTCGGTGTTGATTGCACTTGTAAATTTAATTCTAGTAATATTTGTATTTAGAGAGACATTTAATCCGCAGACCTCAGAAGTCAGAAAGGAACTGCATCCAATCCTAGGACTTAGAAAGACCACCGTAACCGAGCTTCCGCTTCTATGTCTAATCTACCTCATCTTCTCGCTATCTTTCTCCGGCTTTGAGTTTTGTATCAATTTCTTCTTGTTTGATGTATTAAACTTCAATCCAAGAGAAATCGGTTATACCTTTGTGTATTTGGGCTCTATCATCATCCTTGTCCAGGGCGGTATCATTCGCCGCATATCGGGCAAAGTGGCAGAAAAGAAAATTGCATTTATCGGTGCTCTGTCTCTTTTCGTAGGTCTATGTGCTTTGAGCTTTTCTAGAACCATTGGTCTTACCATTCTTTCTCTGGGCTTTATTTCCCTCGGAAGCGCTTTTTTAAATCCGGGGCTTTCTTCTCTAGCCTCTCTCTTCTCCTCCGCCCAAGATCAGGGCAAAAACCTGGGAATCATGCGCGGCTTCGGTGCCTTAGCCCGCGGCGTCTCGCCTATCTCTTTTGCTCTTCTCTATTTTTCCTTCGGTGCCTTCACCACCTTCGCCGTCTCGGCATTTCTCATTCTGATTGTCATTGGTTTAATTACTCGGATTAAACCGAGGGTTTAA